Sequence from the Fictibacillus arsenicus genome:
CGTTTGACAGCATCGGCGGTCAAGTGAATGCTTTTACTTCAAAGGAATATACATGTTATTATGCAAAAGTTCTTGATACACATGCTCCATATGCACTTGAAGTGTTAGCTGATATGTTCTTTAATTCAACATTTGACGAAGGTGAATTATTAAAAGAAAAGAATGTTGTTTTAGAAGAGATAAAAATGTATGAAGATACACCTGATGATATCGTTCATGACATGCTTAGCCGGGCAAGCTTTCAAAATCATGAACTAGGTTTTCCGATCTTAGGTACTGAAGAAACGCTGCATACATTTACAGGGAATACGTTGCGTGATTACATGAATACACATTATGTTCCCGAAGAAGTGGTTATTTCAATAGCTGGGAATATAGATGAATCTTTTATCAAAAAAGTTGAGGGATGGTTCGGCAGCTACAAGACGAGCTCTTTAGCTAAAGCTGAAATGGATTCTCCGATATTCCATCCTGAAAAATTGGCTCGCAAGAAAGAAACGGAACAGGCTCATTTATGTTTAGGTTTTCCTGGCCTTTCTTTAAAAGATAAACGAAGCTACAGCTTGATCATACTCAACAATATTTTTGGCTCAAGTATGTCTAGCCGCCTGTTTCAGGAAGTGCGAGAGCAGAAAGGTCTTGCATACTCTGTCTTTTCGTATCATTCTGCGTTTCAGGATAATGGAATTTTCACTATTTATGGCGGTACCGCACCTCATCAGCTCGATGAGTTGTATGAAACAATCACAAATATCGTTGATGACTTAAACGAAAATGGAATTACTGATAAAGAATTGAAAAATTCCAAAGAACAAATTAAAGGAAACTTGATGCTCAGCCTAGAGAGCACAAACAGCCGTATGAGCCGAAATGGCAAGCACGAACTTATCTTAGGCTATCATCGTACGTTGGATGATATGGTAGAATCTATCGATAAAGTTTCAAAGGAAGATGTTGACCAGCTGATTCAATCCATTTTCAATGAAGGATGCTCAACATCACTCGTCAGTCCTACAGGGGAGCTGCCGAAGGGATTACAATAAAAAACGATTACATTTTAGAATCCGGGAACCTTTCCCGGATTTTTTATTTGTCTCTATACGCCCCGCTGAAAGCGAGCATCCTGGAGCGGAGATCAACCACTTTCACAGGCAAGTTTTTTTACAGAACAAAAATGGGCGCTGCGTTTAACTAATGCCCCAAACAAGGCAGGTGCTCATGAATATAATGATGTTGATTGATACCAATAGTTCGTAAAAATAATAATATGTGACCGTAATGATAAAAAGTAATGCCGTTGTAAAATGGGGTTTTGAGTAACCAGATAGGCGAAGCGTTCATATTATGATGAACGTGGATAGCAATTCCCCTGCAGTAAAGGAACAACGGAGAAAGGGGAGAAAGAATGTTAACGGATTTGCATATCGCTGTTTTTGGCGGCGATGCGAGGCAGCTAGAAGTAATCAGAAAATTAACAGAATTAAACGCGATACTTACACTTATTGGCTATGACCAGCTCGATCATGGTTTTACTGGCGCATCAAAAATGGATATAGATGAAGTTGATTTTTCAAAGTTAGACAGCATTATTTTGCCTGTAAGTGGAACGGGGCTGCAGGGAGAGATTGATACTATTTTCTCAAACCGGAAAAACGTTTTAACAGAAGAAATGTTGAAAAATACAAGAAGTCACTGTCAGGTTTTTTCAGGCATCAGCAATTCTTATCTTGATACGATCACAGCAAACAGCAATCGGAAGCTTACAAAACTGTTCGAAAGAGACGATGTAGCTATATATAATAGCATACCTACTGTTGAAGGTACGATTATGATGGTAATCCAGCATACAGATATAACCATTCATCAATCAAACACAGTTGTCCTTGGATTCGGCCGTGTTGGTATGAGTGTAGCAAGAACTTTTCAGGCACTAGGAGCACATGTAAAAGTAGGAGCCCGAAAATCGGAACATATGGCAAGAATTTCAGAAATGGGAATGATTCCTTTTCATTTAGATGATTTGAAAAATGAAGTTTATGAGACGGATGTATGCATCAATACGATTCCTACACAGATTGTAAATGCTGATGTCATATCAAAATTTCCGTCACATACGTTAATTGTTGACTTGGCCTCAAAACCAGGGGGTACAGATTTCCGGTATGCAGAAAAGCGGGGGATTAAAGCTTTGCTAGCTCCGGGATTACCAGGAATAGTAGCTCCTAAAACAGCAGGGAAAATTGTCGCTAATGTACTTTCGCAGCTGTTAATCAATGAATTTTATAAGCGGAAGGGGTAGTTTTTATGGATTTTAATGGGAAGCATATCGGCTTTGGATTAACCGGTTCACATTGCACCTATGATGCGGTTTTTCCTCAAATCCAAAAGCTCGTGGACCTTGGTGCAAAGGTGACGCCTTTTTTCACGCATACTGTAATGCAAACGACAACACGATTTGGTGCTGAAGGTGAATGGGTTGAAAAAATTAAGGAAATTACGGGCAATGAACCTGTGGATTCTATTGTAAAAGCTGAACCGTTTGGACCAAAGACTCCTTTGGATTGTATGGTTATCGCTCCTCTGACTGGAAATTCAATCAGTAAATTTGCCAACGCAATGACAGATTCTCCGGTACTTATGGGAGCAAAGGCAACACTTAGAAATCAGAATCCAGTAGTTCTCGGCATCTCAACCAATGATGGATTAGGTTTAAACGGTGTTAACATAATGAGACTTATGGCAACAAAGAATATATATTTCATTCCATTCAGCCAGGATGATCCCGTTAAAAAGCAGAATTCGCTCGTTGCACATATGGATACATTAATAGAAACCATCGAACTCGCTTTACAAGGTAAGCAGCTTCAGCCTGTACTCAGGGTGATAGATTAATACAGCAGAAGAAAATCCGTTCATAACCGACCAGTTTATGATAAAATATGATAAATTATATGGATTAACAAGGAGAAACCATAAAATTGCGTTTCTCCTTCTGTTGTAGCTTGCTTACCTTAAACAATAAAGGAGTTAATAAAAGATGAGCCAAAAATCATTTCATGTTGCCGTAGTAGGTGCAACTGGCGCAGTCGGCCAGCAGATGTTGAATACTTTAAGTGAAAAGAATTTTCCGATCGGCAAGTTATCCCTTCTTGCTAGTAAAAGGTCTGCAGGACAGGTCATTACATTTAACGGGGAATCCCATACGATACAGGAAGCAACGCCAGAAGCATTCGAAGGGGTTGATCTTGCTTTATTTTCTGCCGGTGGCTCTGTTTCTAAGCAGCTTGCACATGAGGCAGTGAAGAGAGGTGCAATCGTTGTAGATAATACGAGCGCATTCCGTATGGATCCGAACGTGCCGCTGGTTGTACCTGAAGTTAACGAACAAGATCTATTGAAGCATAATGGAATCATCGCAAATCCAAACTGTTCTACTATTCAAATGGTAGTGGCGCTTCAGCCGCTTCATGAAAAATACAGCCTTAAAAAGGTGATCGTTTCCACTTATCAGGCTGTTTCAGGAGCGGGAGCAAAAGCAGTTGAGGAACTAAAAGAGCAATCTAAAGCGGTTTTAAACGATGAGCCTTTTGAAGCATCGATCATGCCATGTGCTTCGGATAAAAAACATTATCAAATAGCGTTTAATGCAGTTCCTCAAATTGATAAATTTGAAGAGAACGGCTATACATTTGAAGAATTAAAAATGATGAATGAAACAAAGAAAATCATGCACTTGCAGAATCTGGAGATCGCTGCCACTTGTGTAAGACTGCCAGTTGAAACTGGACACTCTGAATCTTTATATGCAGAGTTTGAAAATGGCAACCCATCCGTCCATGAAATAAGAGAAGTATTAAAGTCAGCGCCAGGTGTAACATTGCAAGACCAGCCAGAAGAACAGATCTATCCGATGCCGGCTTTAGCAGCAGGATTGCCAGATGTATTCGTTGGCAGAATCCGTAAAGATTTAGATCGTGATAACGCGTACCACATGTGGGTAGTGTCAGACAATCTTTTAAAAGGCGCTGCATATAACTCAGTACAGATCGCAGAAAGTTTGATCAAGTTAAACTTGCTTTAATTTCATAAAGAAGGTGCATTCATGAAGATTATCGTTCAAAAATTTGGAGGAACTTCTTTAAAAGAAGATACGGGCCGCTCAGAAGCAGTCCGTCATATTAAAAAAGCAGTTGATGAAGGCTATAAAGTAGTATGTGTGGTTTCTGCAATGGGAAGACTCGGTGATCCTTATGCAACAGATACTTTGTTAAGCCTGTTAGGTGAGAACAACAAAATATCCAACCGTGAACAGGATTTGCTTTTATCTTGCGGAGAAATTATTTCTTCGGTGGTATTTTCAGGTCTGCTGAATGCTTCAGGCTTATCTGCTGCTGCATTAACAGGACCACAGGCAGGTTTCCGTACGAACGACGATTTTTCTAACGCAAGAATCATTGATATGAAATGCGAACGGATTAGAGCAGAACTTGAAAATCATTCTGTAGTGGTTGTAGCTGGCTTTCAGGGTCAATCGAAGAGCGGAGATATCGCTACACTTGGAAGAGGGGGCAGCGATACGAGTGCTTCTGCACTTGGAGCGGCTCTTCAAGCAGAGTTCATTGATATCTTTACTGATGTAGAAGGAGTTATGACAGCCGATCCAAGACTTGTTAAAGATGCAAGACCTCTTTCTGTTGTGACATATGCTGAAATCTGCAACATGGCATATCAGGGAGCCAAGGTTATTCATCCAAGAGCAGTGGAAATTGCTATGCAGGCAAAAATTCCGCTTCGGATTCGTTCTACCTATTCTGACCTTCCTGGAACTCTTGTAACTTCTTCATTAAAAGGTCCAGCAGGAAAAGACGTGCAGGAATCAATCATTACTGGGATCGCCCATGTTTCTAATATTACACAGATAAAAGTCTATGCTAATGACGGCCAGTATGATCTCCAGACCAAGGTATTTAAAGCAATGGCGCAAGAACAGATATCAGTTGATTTTATTAACATCTCTCCAAAAGGTGTTGTCTACACGATCATGGAAGATAAAACTGAGCAGGCGCTGTGTAAACTAAAAGAGATCGGCTATGAACCTGATGTGACAAGAAACTGTGCAAAAGTATCAGCGGTAGGTGCTGGCATTGCAGGTACGCCAGGTGTAACAGCTGCAATCGTGGAATCTCTTTCGAGCAGAAATATCCAGATCCTCCAATCTGCTGACTCCCATACTACGATCTGGGTACTGGTTAAAAAAGAAGATTTAATTGAATCCGTAAATGCTCTTCATACAACTTTCCGCTTAAATGAAGAAGGGATTACCACAAACTTGCAAGAAATTGTACAGCAGCAGTTTAATGAGTATTGAGGAGTGAAAGTAATGAATTTTGGAAGTATTAGCACCGCAATGGTTACACCTTTTGACAGTAAAGGAAATGTAGACTTTGCAAGAACAACAAAGCTAGTTAATTACTTGATTGATAACGGAAGTGACAGTTTGGTAGTTGCAGGCACAACAGGAGAATCGCCAACACTTACAGCTGAAGAAAAAATTGCACTTTTTAAGCATGTTGTAAAAGCAGTAAACGGCAGAGTACCTGTAATTGCAGGAACAGGAAGCAACAATACAAAAGCTTCTATCGACCTTTCTAATAAGGCAGAAGATGTTGGTGTTGATGCCATCATGATCGTTGCTCCATATTACAACAAACCTAGCCAAGACGGTATTGTAGCACATTACCAGGCTATCGCAAGCTCTGTAAACCTGCCGATCATGGCATATAACATTCCGGGAAGATCCGTCATTTCGTTTACGGCAGAAACCGTTCTTAGATTGGCTGAGATCCCAAATATTACTGCATTAAAGGATGCAGGCGGCAACTTGGATTTCATGGCTGAAATCATTGAAAAAACGTCAGAAGACTTTTTATTGTACAGCGGAGATGATGGCTTGACACTTCCATCATTAGCAATCGGCAGTGCAGGTATCGTATCTGTCGCATCACATGTAATCGGTAATGAAATGCAGACAATGATTAGCAGCTTCAAAAATGGTGAAAACCTTGAAGCAGCA
This genomic interval carries:
- the dpaB gene encoding dipicolinate synthase subunit B; this translates as MDFNGKHIGFGLTGSHCTYDAVFPQIQKLVDLGAKVTPFFTHTVMQTTTRFGAEGEWVEKIKEITGNEPVDSIVKAEPFGPKTPLDCMVIAPLTGNSISKFANAMTDSPVLMGAKATLRNQNPVVLGISTNDGLGLNGVNIMRLMATKNIYFIPFSQDDPVKKQNSLVAHMDTLIETIELALQGKQLQPVLRVID
- the dapA gene encoding 4-hydroxy-tetrahydrodipicolinate synthase, yielding MNFGSISTAMVTPFDSKGNVDFARTTKLVNYLIDNGSDSLVVAGTTGESPTLTAEEKIALFKHVVKAVNGRVPVIAGTGSNNTKASIDLSNKAEDVGVDAIMIVAPYYNKPSQDGIVAHYQAIASSVNLPIMAYNIPGRSVISFTAETVLRLAEIPNITALKDAGGNLDFMAEIIEKTSEDFLLYSGDDGLTLPSLAIGSAGIVSVASHVIGNEMQTMISSFKNGENLEAARIHRKLLPVMNELFKAPSPAPVKTALQLKGLDVGGVRLPLLPLNQAERASLAARLNEL
- the asd gene encoding aspartate-semialdehyde dehydrogenase → MSQKSFHVAVVGATGAVGQQMLNTLSEKNFPIGKLSLLASKRSAGQVITFNGESHTIQEATPEAFEGVDLALFSAGGSVSKQLAHEAVKRGAIVVDNTSAFRMDPNVPLVVPEVNEQDLLKHNGIIANPNCSTIQMVVALQPLHEKYSLKKVIVSTYQAVSGAGAKAVEELKEQSKAVLNDEPFEASIMPCASDKKHYQIAFNAVPQIDKFEENGYTFEELKMMNETKKIMHLQNLEIAATCVRLPVETGHSESLYAEFENGNPSVHEIREVLKSAPGVTLQDQPEEQIYPMPALAAGLPDVFVGRIRKDLDRDNAYHMWVVSDNLLKGAAYNSVQIAESLIKLNLL
- the dpaA gene encoding dipicolinic acid synthetase subunit A, producing the protein MLTDLHIAVFGGDARQLEVIRKLTELNAILTLIGYDQLDHGFTGASKMDIDEVDFSKLDSIILPVSGTGLQGEIDTIFSNRKNVLTEEMLKNTRSHCQVFSGISNSYLDTITANSNRKLTKLFERDDVAIYNSIPTVEGTIMMVIQHTDITIHQSNTVVLGFGRVGMSVARTFQALGAHVKVGARKSEHMARISEMGMIPFHLDDLKNEVYETDVCINTIPTQIVNADVISKFPSHTLIVDLASKPGGTDFRYAEKRGIKALLAPGLPGIVAPKTAGKIVANVLSQLLINEFYKRKG
- a CDS encoding M16 family metallopeptidase; the protein is MIKRHTCSNGVRVVLENIPTVRSVAIGVWIGTGSRFENTKNNGISHFLEHMFFKGTKTRTAREIAESFDSIGGQVNAFTSKEYTCYYAKVLDTHAPYALEVLADMFFNSTFDEGELLKEKNVVLEEIKMYEDTPDDIVHDMLSRASFQNHELGFPILGTEETLHTFTGNTLRDYMNTHYVPEEVVISIAGNIDESFIKKVEGWFGSYKTSSLAKAEMDSPIFHPEKLARKKETEQAHLCLGFPGLSLKDKRSYSLIILNNIFGSSMSSRLFQEVREQKGLAYSVFSYHSAFQDNGIFTIYGGTAPHQLDELYETITNIVDDLNENGITDKELKNSKEQIKGNLMLSLESTNSRMSRNGKHELILGYHRTLDDMVESIDKVSKEDVDQLIQSIFNEGCSTSLVSPTGELPKGLQ
- the dapG gene encoding aspartate kinase; translated protein: MKIIVQKFGGTSLKEDTGRSEAVRHIKKAVDEGYKVVCVVSAMGRLGDPYATDTLLSLLGENNKISNREQDLLLSCGEIISSVVFSGLLNASGLSAAALTGPQAGFRTNDDFSNARIIDMKCERIRAELENHSVVVVAGFQGQSKSGDIATLGRGGSDTSASALGAALQAEFIDIFTDVEGVMTADPRLVKDARPLSVVTYAEICNMAYQGAKVIHPRAVEIAMQAKIPLRIRSTYSDLPGTLVTSSLKGPAGKDVQESIITGIAHVSNITQIKVYANDGQYDLQTKVFKAMAQEQISVDFINISPKGVVYTIMEDKTEQALCKLKEIGYEPDVTRNCAKVSAVGAGIAGTPGVTAAIVESLSSRNIQILQSADSHTTIWVLVKKEDLIESVNALHTTFRLNEEGITTNLQEIVQQQFNEY